One stretch of Meriones unguiculatus strain TT.TT164.6M chromosome 7, Bangor_MerUng_6.1, whole genome shotgun sequence DNA includes these proteins:
- the Sumo2 gene encoding small ubiquitin-related modifier 2 isoform X2 — MADEKPKEGVKTENNDHINLKVAGQDGSVVQFKIKRHTPLSKLMKAYCERQALPSVKTFEKSSRCDGQHLYSQHWRQRVCQ; from the exons ATGGCCGACGAGAAACCCAAG GAAGGAGTCAAGACTGAGAACAACGATCATATTAATTTGAAGGTGGCGGGGCAGGATGGTTCTGTGGTGCAGTTTAAGATTAAGAGGCATACACCACTTAGTAAACTAATGAAAGCCTATTGTGAACGACAG GCATTGCCTTCTGTCAAAACATTTGAGAAATCTTCTAGATGTGATGGCcaacacctttattcccagcactggaggcagag